The Malus domestica chromosome 10, GDT2T_hap1 nucleotide sequence tctcttcgatttttgagaaagtaatcatgttgggagtctggctctcgagattcggagggcggtgcctcttcgattttggagcaagcaatcttgttgggagtgttttctcgaatgtgagtaaaggttgggcatgtttgctagtctaccttgccatgaagcacagaggttgacacacagggactttccaattatccagcaatggtactgttcctttaccctctcttcgatttttaagaaagtagtcatgttgagagtctggctctcgagattcggaggacggtgcctcttcgattttggagcaagcaatcttattgggagtgttttctcgaatgtgagtaaaggttgggcatgtttgctagtctaccttgccacgaagcacagaggttgacacacaaggactttccaattatccagcagtggtactgttcctttacccttgtgggtaataatatggtagctagaccttcaaaatttatgggtctaaactttgttagtgctgtttctttgctattcttttacccttcttggtcagagcgatgtagtaggagttgcaagcttcacgtgctcaactttggcagagaactttggcaaagttatctgtggtacccatgagctattgttgcgtgtgggaagtgggtgattgaacagtaagattcatgtgttttctacttccccagaagtcttcgacaaaatgcccataattttcgcaaagctgagtgtgcgtgtgacaggtgctgacaaggctggaaaagtaggtgcctcttcgatttctgagatcagccctcgtggtctctggggagcccagcttttgagaaagcgagcgcctcttcgatttctgagatcagccttcgaggtctttgagcagcccaacttttgagaaagcaaacgcctcttcgatttctgagatcaaccctcgtgatctctaagcagcccagcttttgagaaagcaaacgcctcttcgatttctgagcaggcgcctcttcgatttctgaagctccgtcgagtgcagatttttataggggctggcattaagttccaaagcacacttgaatctcaaccagtagaagcttcattcttgcacttctaagatcttgatttgtccgacctcttctctcttcaacacctttgaaaatgtctggtccctccgaccgtcgttttgacttgaaccttattgaagaggcagccccgccttctccagacaacatatggcgcccatccttcgtctcccctactggtcctcttaccgttggggattccgtgatgaagaatgatatgaccgctgcggtggtggccaggaaccttctcactcccaaagataacagactactttccaaacggtctgatgagttagctgttaaggattcgctggctctcagtgttcagtgtgcaggttctgtgtctaatatggcccaacgcctatttgctcgaacccgccaagttgaatcattggcggctgaagtgatgagtctcaaacaggagattagagggctcaagcatgagaataaacagttgcaccggctcgcacatgactatgctacaaacatgaagaggaagcttgaccagatgaaggaaactgatggtcaggttttacttgatcatcagagatttgtgggtttgttccaaaggcatttattgccttcgtcttctggggctgtaccgcgtaatgaagctccaaatgatcaacctctgatgcctcctccttctagggttctgtccagtactgaggctccaaatgatccccctccggtgccttctctttctggggctctaccgactgctgagacttctccaaagcaacctttgtgaaggctccctcttgtgtgtttattttgactcatgtatatgtacatatttgtagcttatcggggatatcaataaataagctttccttcatttcaacgtattgtgttagatacaccaaagccttcttcgctaagttctttgaattttcttttgttgaagcttgtatgttgaagctttctgagtggagcatgtaggttggggtagtgttcccttaattttccgagtgaggaaaacttctcggttggagacttggaaaatccaagtcactgagtgggatcggctatatgaatcttagaacgccattgtgctcgatcatgtgtcatgtccttcgttagatccaagcactctaagtcttttcttagagtctcttccaaagttttcctaggtcttcctctaccccttcggccctgaacctctgtcccatagtcgcatcttctaatcggagcgtcagtaggccttctttgcacatgtccaaaccaccgtaaccgattttctctcatctttccttcaatttcggctactcctactttaccccggatatcctcattcctaatcttatcctttctcgtgtgcccacacatccaacgaagcatcctcatctccgctacacccattttgtgtacgtgttgatgtttcaccgcccaacattctgtgccatacagcatcgccggccttattgtcgtcctataaaattttcccttgagcttcagtggcatacggcggtcacataacacgccggatgcactcttccacttcatccatccagcttgtattctatggttgagatctccatctaattctccgttcttttgcaagatagatcctaggtaacgaaaacggtcgctctttggtatttcttgatctccgatcctcacccctaactcgttttggcctccatttgcactgaacttgcactccatatattctgtctttgatcggcttaggcgaagacctttagattccaacacttctctccaaaggttaagctttgcatttaccccttcctgagtttcatctatcaacactatatcgtctgcgaaaagcatacaccaaggaatatcatcttgaatatgtcctgttaactcatccattaccaacgcaaaaaggtaaggacttaaggatgagccttgatgtaatcctacagttatgggaaagctttcggtttgtccttcatgagttcttacggcagtctttgctccttcatacatatcctttatagcttggatatatgctactcgtactcctttcttctctaaaatcctccaaagaatgtctcttgggaccctatcatacgctttttccaaatctataaagaccatgtgtaaatcctttttcccatctctatatctttccatcaatcttcgtaagagatagattgcctccatggttgaacgccctggcatgaacccgaattggttgtccgaaacccgtgtctcttgcctcaatctatgctcaatgactctctcccagagcttcattgtatgactcattagcttaatacccctatagttcatgcaattttgtacgtcgcccttattcttgtagataggcaccaaagtgctcgttcgccactcatttggcatcttcttcgttttcaaaatcctattgaaaaggtcagtgagccatgttatacctgtctctcccaaaagtttccacacttcgattggtatatcgtctgggcctattgcttttttatgcttcatcttcttcaaagctacaaccacttcttccttccggattcgacgataaaaagagtagtttctacactcttctgagttactcaactcccctaaagaagcactcatttcatgtccttcattgaagagattatgaaaataacctctccatctgtctttaaccgcgttctctgtagcaagaacctttccatcctcatccttgatgcacctcacttggtttaggtccattgtcttcttttcccttgctctagatagtttatagatatccaactctccttctttggtatctagtcgtttatacatatcgtcgtaagccgctaacttagcttctctgacagctttcttcgcctcttgcttcgcttttctatacctttcaccattttcatcggtcctctccttgtataaggctttacaacattccttcttagccttcacctttgtttgtacctcctcattccaccaccaagattccttttggtgtggggcaaagcccttggactctcctaatacctcttttgctacttttcggatacaactagccatggaatcccacatttggctagcttccccctctctatcccacacacattgggtgattaccttctctttgaaaatggcttgtttttcttcttttagattccaccatctagtccttgggcacttccaagtcttgttcttttgtcttactcttttgatatgtacatccatcaccaacaagcgatgttgattagccacgctctctcctggtataactttgcaatccttacaagttatacgatcccctttcctcattagaagaaaatctatttgtgtttttgacgacccactcttgtaggtgatcacatgttcttctctcttcttaaagaaggtgttggctaagaagagatcatatgccattgcaaaatccaagatagcttccccatcctcgtttctctccccaaaaccatggccaccatgaaaacctccatagttgcctgtctccctgcccacgtgtccatttaaatctcctcctataaataacttctccgtctgagcaattccttgcaccaagtctccaagatcttcccaaaatttctccttcgaactcgtatccaaccctacttgaggtgcgtatgcactaatcacattgataagttcttgtcctattacaatcttgattgccatgattctatctcctaccctcttgacatctacaacatcttgtaccaaggtcttatccacgatgatgccaacaccgtttctcgttctatttatgcccgaataccaaagtttaaaccctgagttttctagatcctttgccttactaccaacccacttagtttcttgtaggcacataatatttatccttctcctcaccataacttccactacttccatagattttcccgttaaggttcctatattccacgttcctaaacgcattttgctctcttgaactctacccttctgtcctagcttcttcaccctcccccgtctaataggatcaaagtacttcttttgtgtgtcccgggtaaagttgataggagcatatgctcccaaacaactttgagtggagtcgttcgaaaagaagtttctatggcccccttgctcatttaacactgcatccgggtgccgatggagatacagcgacccttgctcacttatcactgtgctaatctatcatttgacaaaaaaacaaaaaagcataAGTACCCCTTAAGTCGTTGCATTTGCATAATTTTCCTCGTATTTAACTAGTTTCCATGGTATAAGTCTACCATTGATGATTAGTGCACGAACATAACAGCAAATATAAAATTGTAATATATCAAAAGTCACCCAATTTGGCAAAGgacaaaaaataacaaatatgTATCCTTTAAAACATGTGATAATATCCAATAGTTGAATTTATTTTAGGTGTAATAATTTCCCTAGAAATTTAGGTGCCAATGCTGCATTAGGAATAGGAAGTGTCCATTTGCATGCACCTCCacttattatattaaaaaattatttgtaagtTCAGCTGCATAATATATGGTCAATGGCTACTCTTTCATATTCGCATTCGCACACAGGACAGAGTATAGTGTggacaccaaaaaaaaaaaaaaaaaaaaacttaatttcaataaaaaaagttttgaaataTTTGGATTTTTGTTATGGTTATTTACTGGAATTATGAACTTTGTAATTAAGTTTTGTATTTGTGTCATGTTTATTGTTAGtttttgttgtattttattcatagtttttatatttaattatacaCTGACAGattaaaaatgataaacataatattatacaacaaaataaattgaattcatACACACGTCTTCTCAAACGAGAGAACAACTATTGTCGCAATGTATTTTTCGAACCAGAGAAGATGGTGGACGGGATACCCAGACCTCGTTCGATGTCTTCTCAAACGCTAGTGCGGCGAGACCAAAAACGCCCGAGTTGCTCATTTTTTGCGCAACCATAGCGTGTGTTGTACCAGTTCAAGCTGTACACAAGTATAAAACCTAGACACTAAATACCATATCACATCGGTATAAACGTATTTTCCGGGTCAAAAGAATTCCTGTTGATTCGAAGATTGTCAGGCATAGACACAAGTATTCATCTCACACATGGGCTGCTAAATCCGGTATCAAAAATTCCTCACATTACATATTTAGCTAAACGGGCTGCTAAATCAACCCTACTTCAATTAAAGGCACTGATAAACTATATCTAAAATGCCACTTTTGTAAGTTCAGTTTACACGCTGTTGGCAACTGCGACAGCCCTGTTAAGAAGCCCCGTTAACCGCAGCTGCGGTGTGCATGCTCAGGTCCTCACCCTGTGGCACAGCATGTCCATACCCGCCATAACCCTGTCCTCCATAGTGTGCTCCATTCCACTGGTTACTTGAATCCGACCTCCACTGCAAAAACACATGTAGTCAATAATGAGAAAATTACAACtgggtgagagagagaattaCCCTAGGGGACAATTCATCAACTCTAAGAGAGGTTAGGTTCTAGGCTATAGGGGTGGGGTCAAGAAAGTGCGAAAATGGTGCGACTTTACCAAAGGATGGGGCATAATTGTGGTAGTCTAATGTTGCTGACGTTGGGATCATTTTGGAGTGCAAGAAGAGAAGGGGGTAGGGGCGCGAGATTATGTGTTGCCGTACTATGTTGTAGAGCACAATAAAGATCAAACCAGACAAATGCCAAGAGAAATACAGGTGATATTCAGAGATAGATTTCTGAGTGTTACATAGCCTGATAGTCAGCAGACAATTAAATGAAATAAATCACCAAGTATTACCTGCTTGTTCCCCTGACTGCGACCCCAAGAAAGTCGAACTGTTTGCTTGCCAATAACCGTTCCATTCAGCATCTGTATTGCGTTCTCAGCATCCTTCCTGCAAACCGAAACAATATTAGGTAGTCCGTTACATGGTTGATGGTTCCAAGAAATAAGATTACTACCTACCTCCTTCAGTCTTCTAAAAATTTTGATTGTATTTCTTATATACAGTTTATTGTTTAATAAATCATTTTAACATTGATATTGACATTGCAGCTTTATTTCCAAATAACAAGATATTAGGACCCATATATCTTAAATAAGAGTACCTATTAGCAAACTGAACAAAACCACACGCTTTTCCAACTGGTATTTTCACAGAGACAACTTCACCAAAATGAGAAAAAGGCAGCCGGAGGTCTTCATCATTGACCTCAGAATCAAGCCCTCCAACAAATATCTACAAAAATTGATAGATTAAAGAGCTATACAAGGTTAATGATACTTTTAACGGGAAAGAAGACACAAACTTACAGTTGTGTTATTAGGCTCACTGTCAAACTGGGAACCTTGGGCGACGGCACCATTTGATGCATGTCCACCACCAGCCAATACCAATGCTAAGTCAAGGGAAAAAAAGGTAATACATTTAGTCCCACTCGAAATACACAACATGTTAAAGTAGAAAGCTGCATTTTCCAACAATAAGCTAGAACTTATGATTGATTCTAGGAGCGGATCCAGGCTTCTTATCTTTTATTTCCTTTCAGATGGGGGCAAGTGCAACAGTGGATTTGTTTGGCACAGAGTGCCATAGCAGGTTCAAACCTAATGCCATTATAAGTAAAAATCCAACTAGCTTGGTGGAAACCTACTCTTTCTGaagcaaagaaaaatactaACAGTGCATGTGAGATGGCATAAGCTTAACTTCTCACTTTGAATAGCAACTCTACTAAAttaaagatttgaaaatttcagGCGGGATATCATCTAAACTTCTAAAGATTACCGAACTTCGTGAAGACAATTTGCAAAGATAGGAAAAAGTACTCAGCATATGAAACCACCAGTACGTACATACCTTATGTCAGCAATTAAATGACTAATTGTTAGTGGTTTCACCAAAAAAGCAGTTAAGAGAGATGCTGAAAAAGGATAAAATAGTAATAGAAGAacataatataataaaaattccTGTGCAGTTTGAAATGAAAGTTTCCAGGGGAGGAGAACAAACGTTAGTGTTTTGAAATCAATTGATAGGAAAATAAATTCCTAAAAATGTTTAATTGTAATTGAAACTTTCTTTTGAAGATGTTAGTATCAGTGACAACCCGTACATTATAGATTTGGTATCTATGAAAAGAATTTACCATGCAGGAAACGACCCTATAAAACTCTCAAAACAAAATCCAGAACCAAAGGGATAAGACCACGAAATAGGaagcaaagaaaacaaataatccaaaaaacTAAAACTTATAAAATTCACTCATGGCTTGAGTATTACACAGGCAATCTAAAAACACAAAGCCACATGAACCGCCATGCCTCCAACAATTGAAGTAATGATGATGATTTGTACTACCATTGCTGTAGTAGAATTAGAGAAGCTCTCTAATAAAAGATGCTGGAGAAAGAATTAAAAAGTGCAACAAATATAGACAAGAATAGGCAATGATGCTGCTGATAACTCACTTACGATTTTTTTTCTGAACCACTCTCCAACTCTTATCTAAAACCATCTAACATATCATCTTACATCACAAAACGAGCAGATAGATACAACTGACATTAAATGATCATAGAGAAAAGTACAGAacatagaaagaaagaaaaagggaattGCGGAGCATGAGCAATTACAATTATGTAAATAATAAGCAAGCTAGACTTGTTATCAAAGGTGCATAGACAAAAATGAGCGGACTTTCGACGGAGACATATATTCATAAAGAAGGGCAGAAGAAACCAATAtgaagcaaaaaacaaaaaatccggAGGGCATTATATCATACCTTGTGAAGAATACTGTTGTTGATATGCAGGTGCTTTTTTGGGTGTTGCAACACCGATGCGCATGGCCCTGCTCGAACAATACGCACCATTCATTTCGGCAATAGCCCTTGACCTCTCATTTTCATCACCAAACCTAACAAAACCATAACCTTTTGAACGTCCAGTATTTGCATCTAGAACAACTTTCGCTCCCTTAACAGATGAATATCTACTAGAAAAAGTCTCCTGCAACATAGTGTCAGTGACATCTGTAGCCAAATCTCCTACAAAGATAGATAGATCAGCACTAGTGTCTGCTCGTCTATCACCAGCACTGAAGGTTGCCCAGTTTAAACGAAAAGGCTGCTCTGTATTTGGCATTGCAGTTCCGTTATAGTTCTGCAAAACTTCCTCAGCTGCTTCCCGTGAATAGAACTCAACGAATCCATATCCCTCTGACTGACCAGTTTGCTTATTGCGTATTACCTTAATTGAGGAAACCTTCAAAGTTCGTGACACCAAAAGCACATAGTTAGCAGCAAAGTACTTGACAACAGCATTTTGTCAAATATTTGGCAATACTAAACAAGAGGCCGCAAAAGCAACATGAGATAACTACACAATTAAAAAACATCCCAAGTGCCCAATAATCACTATCATTCACTTGACCCCAATTTAGCAGGGGAGGATGACAGGCTGGAAACAGAAGCTTACTTATCCGTATCAAATATAACTACCAGATGATCGGATGCCCAAAATAGCATTCAAACAAGGATTTTGGCTCTGCAATAATTGAAAATTGACATATACGAAGTTCAAAGCAAAAATTTTGGTTTCCCAATAGTTGACAGAAGACATGTAAACTACCTAAAGTAAAGACAAAAGTAATCAAAACATGGAAAAAGAGTTTCACACCACATGAATGGTTTGGAGTAGAATGGGCATTGCCgtaacactactacaaaatgggAGTGGATCAACTGCTATTGCTCCCCCCTCTATCGGAAAAAGACAATAGCCACTCAAGGAGGGGTTTGCATTTAATTTGTTAAGCTATGGTCATTATATTCAACAAGAAACTGTTGCTAGAAATCTCACATATTCAACAGTATTCATAGACCATATATACCGCTGTTTGGTCGTAGGATACTACTATAAGCTGAACTAGCCGCCAATCTACAATAAACAGAGTTGACCCAACATAGCCAGTAAAGAAGCAGACCTCTCCACTGAACATACTCAATTTCTATCTAGGTATACGCATCTTGATGTACCAAGAGCGATTTTCGAAGTGGGTGGTTAGTGTTAATCTTACTCTTTCAATCGGCGTTCCATTTCCGACTACCGAAAAACCGCAAAGACAAGCTAGGATACACTATGACTATCCCACAGCATacaatcataaaag carries:
- the LOC103454497 gene encoding polyadenylate-binding protein RBP47, producing the protein MRSNNPFKTPFVTSNPPSFASAPPSPPSLSSFKPPSLLSLLRSHRTHRTKNSRERGAERREDHKLGTSYMAQQSNGGSDLGTPQHQQQQQQHHQQQWMHQQQWMAMQYPAAAMAMMQQQMMVYPQHYMPYGAAPHHPHPNPYQQQPQAVAYQQQQQPPKQLQQQQSPSQKQGPNDEVRTIWVGDLHHWMDETYLHGCFAHTGQVSSIKVIRNKQTGQSEGYGFVEFYSREAAEEVLQNYNGTAMPNTEQPFRLNWATFSAGDRRADTSADLSIFVGDLATDVTDTMLQETFSSRYSSVKGAKVVLDANTGRSKGYGFVRFGDENERSRAIAEMNGAYCSSRAMRIGVATPKKAPAYQQQYSSQALVLAGGGHASNGAVAQGSQFDSEPNNTTIFVGGLDSEVNDEDLRLPFSHFGEVVSVKIPVGKACGFVQFANRKDAENAIQMLNGTVIGKQTVRLSWGRSQGNKQWRSDSSNQWNGAHYGGQGYGGYGHAVPQGEDLSMHTAAAVNGAS